From the genome of Torulaspora globosa chromosome 2, complete sequence, one region includes:
- the REV7 gene encoding Rev7p (ancestral locus Anc_2.211), whose protein sequence is MNIWIEKWMKIYLKCFLSSILYHRNVYPAASFDITTYQAFNLPQFTPMNRHPEVQDYIEELVLDVLSKLVHIYGLSLCVMTKEDNMCIERYVLSFDEFRHVDDVGTLTESEVFDEFRSSFNSLTAHLEKLDPIRDDTVVFEVVINTMEMELGHLPQGRERLKDKEDKLEFERETNWTKCDEDEGLPENIGVFKPKIKMSSLVGCDVGPLIIRNHCEKLLVSDNSLDNVYLTSQGSNVLGSL, encoded by the coding sequence ATGAATATTTGGATTGAAAAATGGATGAAAATATATCTTAAATGCTTTCTCAGTTCCATCCTGTACCATCGCAATGTGtatccagctgcttcttTCGATATCACGACCTATCAAGCGTTTAATCTACCACAATTTACTCCCATGAATAGGCATCCGGAAGTCCAGGACTacattgaagaacttgtgTTGGATGTTTTGAGTAAGCTAGTTCACATCTACGGATTATCTCTGTGCGTGATGACCAAAGAGGATAACATGTGTATCGAGAGATACGTTCTGAGCTTTGACGAGTTCAGACATGTTGATGACGTCGGTACCCTTACTGAGTCGGAGGTCTTTGACGAGTTCAGATCTAGTTTCAACAGTCTCACGGCTCATTTGGAGAAATTGGATCCCATCAGAGATGATACTGTGGTCTTCGAGGTCGTCATCAATACAATGGAAATGGAATTGGGCCATTTGCCTCAAGGGAGAGAGAGACTGAAGGATAAGGAAGATAAGCTGGAATTTGAGAGAGAGACCAATTGGACCAAGTGCGATGAGGATGAGGGCCTTCCCGAGAACATTGGAGTGTTCAAACCGAAGATTAAGATGTCATCTTTAGTGGGATGTGATGTCGGCCCTTTGATAATACGCAACCATTGCGAGAAATTGCTGGTCTCAGATAACAGTCTAGACAATGTGTACCTTACCAGCCAGGGCAGCAATGTTTTAGGATCTCTCTGA
- the PMS1 gene encoding ATP-binding mismatch repair protein (ancestral locus Anc_2.212), producing MTRISAIAGDDIHKITSSQVIVDLITCVKELVDNSIDAGAHNIEVVFKNYGMESIECSDDGEGISSENFESLALKHFTSKIRSFQDVSSVTTLGFRGEALSSICSVARMSVVTTTKPPRADKLEYDTNGVLISKTTVSRNKGTTVLISDLFYNLPVRRKELEKSHKRQFSKCLSLLQAYALIQDDVQFSVWNVTSNRRKRLILSTARCQDMPKKILSIFGSSSMRGLAPIELELDLNPYKKMMNRYKIDMPAYRDLDYIIKVRGYISKSSFGCGRSAKDRQCISVNKRPVEYPALLQCCNEVYHNFNNVQFPTVFLDLSLSPQLLDVNVTPDKRTIMLHNERYIIEVFRENLINYYDSQELVLPKSGLSQFDDPKVKKRKLASQVLESHYCEDDSSDDESFQSSLSVPAKEEPGNSSTPMARKHVTPSERSSVSTPSESNASPSPAASTQTLPSKFVNIKELQKSDSCLYDASSEEFAPESSEDAAKIPKSQSLKDTLERYKKSSQGDSPSNDKDAKSSHKTESIVVEVEGKKLDYQAKYSKSEGLAFICDAASSPTKPCCDDHAKSEMKGDDSEEDPEDDSFYASMEPREVNMRSDVPWRVTHNVPRSTYRSLTGRNDSRRFEGDGLVVKQNIDSSFRMVHVMASRMSGRRQSGKHVNSFKRNEDLENFDEGERYLTLTVKKSDFEEMEVVGQFNLGFIIVTRHARGKYDLFIIDQHASDEKYNFEMLQKSTTFKSQKLIAPLPVELSVIDELLVMEHLDIFEKNGFKLIINEQETQGCKIEITNLPVSKRTLFNVDDFYELVYLIKENSGLHRNNIRCSKIRSMFAMRACRSSIMIGKPLAKATMTKVVRHLSELDKPWNCPHGRPTMRHLMEINDWDSFSSDYEI from the coding sequence ATGACCAGGATCTCAGCCATTGCTGGTGACGATATCCATAAGATAACGTCAAGTCAGGTCATTGTCGATCTTATAACCTGTGTGAAGGAACTCGTCGATAACAGTATTGATGCGGGTGCCCATAACATCGAGGtggtcttcaagaactatGGAATGGAATCTATTGAATGTAGTGATGATGGTGAGGGCATCAGTTCCGAAAATTTCGAATCTTTAGCGTTGAAGCATTTCACCTCCAAAATAAGGTCCTTTCAAGATGTCTCCTCGGTAACGACTCTCGGGTTTAGAGGTGAAGCGTTATCATCGATTTGCTCTGTTGCACGGATGAGTGTTGTTACAACGACCAAGCCGCCACGAGCTGACAAACTTGAATATGATACAAACGGGGTTCTGATTTCCAAAACTACGGTTTCACGCAATAAAGGTACTACTGTTCTCATTTCTGACTTGTTCTACAACTTACCTGTTAGGAGGAAGGAGCTCGAGAAAAGTCACAAGAGACAGTTCAGTAAATGTCTCTCACTGCTGCAAGCCTATGCTCTCATCCAGGATGATGTTCAATTTTCCGTCTGGAACGTCACTTCGAACCGGCGAAAGAGACTGATCCTGAGCACAGCACGATGTCAGGATATGCCAAAAAAGATTCTGAGCATTTTTGGCTCTTCAAGCATGAGGGGACTCGCTCCGATTGAGTTGGAACTCGATCTGAACCCATAcaagaaaatgatgaaCAGATATAAGATCGACATGCCGGCTTACCGTGATCTGGATTACATAATAAAGGTACGCGGATACATCTCTAAGAGTTCGTTTGGGTGTGGCAGAAGTGCAAAGGACAGACAGTGCATCTCAGTGAATAAACGACCGGTTGAGTATCCCGCGCTCCTACAATGTTGCAACGAAGTTTACCACAATTTTAACAACGTTCAGTTTCCAACGGTTTTTCTAGATTTGAGCTTATCTCCACAACTTCTGGACGTAAATGTGACCCCGGACAAACGAACAATCATGCTGCACAACGAGCGATACATTATCGAGGTTTTCAGAGagaatttgatcaactACTATGATAGTCAAGAGCTTGTACTGCCGAAGTCTGGTTTATCGCAATTTGATGACCCAAAAGTGAAGAAACGAAAATTGGCTTCTCAGGTTTTGGAGAGCCATTATTGTGAAGATGACTCTAGTGATGAcgaaagctttcaaagttcGTTATCTGTTCCGGCAAAGGAAGAGCCCGGAAATAGCAGCACTCCCATGGCTAGGAAACATGTCACGCCTTCTGAAAGGTCTTCAGTTTCTACTCCTTCGGAATCGAACGCCAGTCCCTCTCCTGCTGCATCGACACAGACACTACCAAGCAAGTTTGTTAACatcaaagagcttcaaaaaTCAGACTCATGCCTTTATGACGCATCTAGTGAAGAGTTTGCTCCAGAATCATCTGAGGACGCTGCGAAGATTCCTAAATCGCAAAGTCTAAAGGACACTTTAGAGCGATATAAGAAATCATCTCAAGGGGACAGCCCATCAAATGACAAAGACGCTAAATCATCTCACAAGACTGAGTCAATCGTTGTGGAAGTAGAGGGAAAAAAATTGGATTACCAAGCAAAGTATTCGAAGAGCGAAGGGCTTGCCTTTATTTGCGACGCTGCATCGTCACCAACAAAACCATGTTGTGACGATCATGCAAAGTCTGAAATGAAAGGTGATGACAGTGAGgaagatccagaagatgattcaTTTTACGCTAGCATGGAACCACGAGAAGTAAATATGCGCTCTGACGTGCCCTGGCGAGTCACGCACAACGTACCTCGTTCTACTTATCGTTCCTTAACTGGTCGCAATGATTCCAGACGTTTTGAGGGCGATGGTTTGGTCGTTAAGCAAAACATCGATAGCTCCTTTCGAATGGTTCATGTTATGGCGAGTCGGATGTCAGGGCGGCGGCAAAGCGGAAAGCACGtcaattccttcaagagaaatGAAGATCTAGAAAACTTTGATGAAGGTGAAAGATATCTGACCTTAACAGTAAAGAAAAGTGATTTTGAGGAAATGGAGGTTGTTGGTCAATTCAATCTGGGATTCATTATAGTGACACGACATGCCAGAGGCAAGTATGATTTGTTCATAATAGATCAGCATGCAAGTGATGAAAAATACAATTTTGAGATGTTGCAAAAATCAACTACCTTCAAATCTCAAAAGCTGATTGCTCCGCTTCCAGTTGAGCTTAGTGttatcgatgagctgctggTGATGGAACACTTGGACATTTTTGAGAAAAACGGCTTTAAGCTGATCATCAACGAGCAGGAGACTCAAGGATGTAAGATAGAGATAACCAATTTACCAGTTTCTAAAAGAACTCTTTTCAACGTGGATGATTTTTATGAGCTGGTGTATCTCATAAAAGAGAACTCTGGTTTACACCGCAACAATATACGTTGCTCTAAGATTCGTTCCATGTTTGCCATGAGAGCTTGCCGAAGTAGCATTATGATTGGTAAACCCTTAGCGAAAGCTACAATGACTAAAGTAGTTCGCCACTTAAGTGAGCTGGATAAACCCTGGAACTGTCCTCATGGGCGACCGACCATGCGTCACCTGATGGAAATAAATGACTGGGATTCGTTCTCGAGCGATTATGAGATTTAA
- the SWS2 gene encoding mitochondrial 37S ribosomal protein uS13m (ancestral locus Anc_2.213), whose product MVVHILGKGFKGKEVIKIALASKFYGIGEKTAERVCSKLGFYPWMRMHQLTEAQIMSITSELSTMTIEGDARAVVKENIALKRRIGCYEGMRHAMNLPVRGQRTRNNAKTARKLNKVDRRGYHTMSAAASPLEIWKRAFHLE is encoded by the coding sequence ATGGTGGTGCATATTCTGGGTAAAGGTTTTAAAGGAAAAGAGGTTATTAAGATAGCACTCGCTTCAAAGTTCTATGGTATTGGAGAAAAAACTGCTGAGAGAGTCTGCTCAAAGCTTGGATTTTATCCATGGATGAGAATGCATCAATTGACTGAAGCTCAGATTATGAGCATCACGAGTGAACTCTCGACTATGACCATCGAAGGCGACGCCAGAGCCGTTGTTAAGGAAAATATCGCTCTCAAGAGGCGAATCGGATGTTACGAAGGTATGAGACATGCAATGAACTTGCCAGTTAGAGGACAACGGACGAGAAATAATGCTAAAACAGCTAGAAAATTAAACAAAGTCGATAGAAGAGGCTATCATACGATGTCAGCGGCCGCCTCGCCGTTGGAAATATGGAAAAGAGCGTTTCATTTGGAATGA